One Candidatus Rokuibacteriota bacterium DNA window includes the following coding sequences:
- a CDS encoding CDP-alcohol phosphatidyltransferase family protein: MSLAAVIYLPDAASRQWVSCAVAGRSVLLRLLLTAVHVGVGEIGLPRGLADESLVSQIRRHPRLSAAVFALEDRALGSGAVLLLPAHTVMDAGSLRKLRDAAQRGITAALEESKGSPAPVMVMSGTDAQLFRDRLVAGAPIAEELELRLRSDRVSLIAGGGYFVPVTDSGSRREAEAALYRSLGTEADSLMDRLINRRCSRWLTRLLVRFPVTPNLVSLVSLALGLAAAWQFWSATPASALLGLLCYLTGVVVDHADGEIARLTFQESALGRWLDLSADTVTHALLVLGIAVTASRIGGTLMLAGGALAACGIFMSALFANLILPRMRPPERLGRALVRLGNRDPFYLVLISFILLLWKAPWALTYLVGVLALGSQAYWLTCLARWKRLAR, from the coding sequence ATGAGCCTTGCCGCCGTGATCTATCTCCCGGACGCCGCTAGCCGGCAGTGGGTTTCCTGCGCCGTGGCCGGCCGGAGCGTGCTCCTGCGGCTGCTCCTGACGGCCGTTCACGTCGGCGTCGGCGAGATCGGGCTCCCGCGCGGCCTCGCCGACGAATCCCTCGTCTCCCAGATCCGGCGCCACCCCCGCCTGTCCGCAGCCGTGTTCGCGCTGGAGGATCGAGCGCTCGGGTCCGGCGCCGTGCTCCTGCTCCCGGCCCACACCGTCATGGACGCGGGAAGCCTCAGGAAGCTCCGCGACGCCGCCCAGCGCGGAATCACGGCAGCGCTCGAGGAGTCCAAAGGGAGCCCCGCTCCGGTGATGGTGATGTCAGGCACGGACGCCCAGCTGTTCCGGGACCGGCTGGTGGCGGGGGCTCCGATCGCCGAGGAGCTGGAGCTCCGGCTCCGGAGCGACAGGGTGTCGCTGATCGCCGGAGGCGGCTACTTCGTTCCCGTGACGGATAGCGGGAGCCGGCGCGAGGCCGAGGCCGCGCTCTACCGGAGCCTCGGCACAGAGGCGGATAGCCTCATGGATCGCCTGATCAATCGCCGCTGCTCGCGCTGGCTCACCCGACTCCTCGTGAGGTTTCCGGTCACCCCCAACCTCGTCAGCCTGGTGAGCCTTGCACTCGGGCTGGCGGCCGCCTGGCAGTTCTGGTCCGCCACGCCCGCGTCCGCGCTCCTCGGTCTGCTCTGCTACCTGACGGGCGTCGTGGTCGACCACGCGGACGGCGAGATCGCCCGGCTGACTTTCCAGGAGTCGGCCCTCGGCCGCTGGCTCGACCTTTCCGCGGACACGGTCACGCACGCGCTCCTAGTCCTCGGGATCGCCGTGACCGCAAGCCGGATCGGAGGGACGCTCATGCTCGCGGGCGGGGCCCTGGCGGCCTGCGGGATCTTCATGAGCGCCCTCTTCGCCAACCTGATCCTCCCCCGAATGCGTCCGCCCGAGCGTCTGGGGCGCGCACTCGTCCGGTTGGGGAACCGCGACCCCTTTTACCTCGTCCTGATCTCCTTCATCCTCTTGCTCTGGAAGGCTCCGTGGGCCCTGACCTACCTCGTCGGCGTGCTCGCCCTGGGTTCGCAGGCGTACTGGCTCACCTGCCTGGCCCGGTGGAAGCGGCTCGCCCGATGA
- a CDS encoding phosphocholine cytidylyltransferase family protein — translation MKAVILAAGVGQRLAPLTDGRPKCLLPVGGRSLLERMLDALEAVGFREALVVVGHCKEQIRERVASRAGTLGVRCVENPDYTKGSILSLWSALEALRGDLLILDADVLFPVELLRRLIHAPAPSALLLDRAFTETGEEVKLYARGPRVVAMGKKITPPPHDVVGEGVGFFKCAGSHRETLQACVEEVRRAAGDGIEYEDALDQLLRRVEVGWADVTGLAWTEVDFPEDLRRAEREVLPRIEATAR, via the coding sequence ATGAAGGCCGTTATTCTCGCCGCCGGGGTGGGACAGCGGCTCGCGCCCCTGACCGACGGCCGGCCCAAGTGCCTCCTGCCCGTGGGCGGGCGGTCGCTCCTCGAGCGCATGCTCGACGCGCTCGAGGCGGTGGGGTTCAGGGAAGCGCTGGTGGTCGTCGGTCACTGCAAGGAGCAGATCCGGGAGCGGGTCGCTTCGCGGGCCGGAACCCTCGGCGTGCGCTGCGTCGAGAACCCGGACTACACCAAGGGCTCGATCCTCTCCCTCTGGTCGGCGCTCGAGGCGCTTCGGGGCGACCTCCTGATCTTGGACGCCGACGTGCTCTTTCCCGTGGAGCTCCTGCGACGCCTGATCCACGCGCCCGCGCCGAGCGCCCTCCTCCTGGACCGGGCCTTCACCGAGACGGGCGAGGAGGTGAAGCTGTACGCGCGCGGCCCGCGGGTCGTCGCGATGGGAAAGAAGATCACCCCGCCGCCCCACGACGTCGTGGGCGAAGGAGTCGGGTTCTTCAAGTGCGCGGGGTCCCACCGCGAAACGCTCCAAGCCTGCGTTGAGGAGGTCCGGCGCGCGGCGGGTGACGGGATCGAGTACGAGGACGCCCTGGACCAGCTCCTGCGGCGGGTCGAGGTCGGCTGGGCGGACGTGACCGGGCTCGCATGGACCGAGGTCGACTTCCCGGAGGATCTGCGGCGCGCCGAGCGCGAGGTCCTCCCGAGGATCGAGGCAACGGCCCGATGA
- a CDS encoding aminotransferase class V-fold PLP-dependent enzyme, translating to MPRRMILLNPGPVNISERVRHALLRPDICHREDEFARLMASIRSRLCAAFAPSGFTAVLVTGSGTAALEAAVTSSVEPDRALLAVVNGVYGERIARMAALHGIRVVEIAGAWTRPPDLARVEAALRSDPGIQVVAMVHHETTTGFINPLPEVARLSMKFDKTVLVDSISGLGGEALDLRATGVDLCAGTANKCIQGVPGLAFVLVRHEEMARIAAIPPRAVYLSLPSNWQAQEKGEPLFTPAVHAGYALDEALAELLEETVPARITRYGRAAALLRDGFRRLELTFLLGEAVRSNTITALELPAGLSYARLHDQLKARGFVIYAGQGALAPKIFRVANMGDVSQEEYREFLTALEAVLSAR from the coding sequence ATGCCGCGCCGGATGATCCTGCTCAACCCCGGGCCGGTGAACATCTCCGAGCGCGTCCGGCACGCGCTGCTCCGCCCGGACATCTGCCACCGCGAAGACGAGTTTGCCCGGCTGATGGCCTCGATCCGCTCCCGGCTCTGCGCCGCCTTCGCCCCGAGCGGATTCACCGCTGTGCTCGTCACCGGGTCGGGCACGGCGGCGCTGGAGGCGGCAGTCACCTCCTCGGTCGAGCCGGACCGCGCCCTGCTCGCGGTCGTCAACGGCGTGTACGGAGAGCGGATCGCGCGGATGGCCGCGCTCCACGGCATCCGGGTCGTCGAGATCGCCGGAGCGTGGACGCGGCCACCTGACCTGGCGCGCGTGGAGGCCGCGCTCCGGTCGGACCCCGGGATTCAGGTCGTCGCGATGGTCCACCACGAGACGACCACGGGATTCATCAACCCGCTCCCGGAGGTGGCGCGGCTCAGCATGAAGTTCGACAAGACGGTCCTCGTGGACTCGATCTCGGGCCTCGGCGGCGAGGCGCTGGACCTCCGGGCCACCGGCGTGGACCTGTGCGCCGGGACCGCGAACAAGTGCATCCAGGGCGTCCCGGGTCTCGCCTTCGTCCTCGTGCGTCACGAGGAGATGGCGCGGATCGCCGCGATCCCGCCCCGGGCCGTGTATCTCTCGCTCCCGAGCAACTGGCAGGCCCAGGAGAAAGGCGAACCGCTCTTCACACCGGCGGTTCACGCGGGCTATGCGCTGGACGAAGCGCTCGCCGAACTGCTCGAAGAGACCGTTCCCGCCCGGATCACCCGCTACGGCCGGGCTGCAGCGCTCCTCCGTGACGGGTTTCGCCGGCTGGAGCTCACCTTTCTCCTGGGGGAGGCGGTGCGCAGCAACACGATCACCGCGCTGGAGCTCCCCGCCGGACTCTCCTACGCGCGGCTCCATGACCAGCTCAAGGCCCGCGGCTTCGTGATCTACGCCGGCCAGGGGGCGCTCGCACCCAAGATCTTCCGCGTGGCCAACATGGGAGACGTCTCCCAGGAGGAGTACCGCGAGTTCCTGACCGCGCTGGAAGCCGTCCTGTCCGCACGATGA
- a CDS encoding isocitrate lyase/phosphoenolpyruvate mutase family protein, producing the protein MTKAARLRALLRQPGTVAAVGAHDALSAKLIEAAGFPVVWSSSFTVAAAQRAMPDVNLLTMTENLEVARYINDAVAIPVIADCDNGYGNAINVMRTVEEYEKAGIGGISIEDNVFPKRCSLYPGVRRELATLEEHAGKIRAAKRAQRDRDFVVIARTEALIAGWGMAEALKRAHAYAEAGADMILVHSKAPTAAEVLEFLRRWDRGIPIVVVPTLYPSVGFDELEAAGVKLVIFANQVLRGSVKGMQETLAVLARTRHLEAVAPHTVTLEEIYQLVGVSEFKAYEAEFLPSGADQVRVIIIAAGSGKSLLPLTEDRPKCLLEIKGRSILDRQLETLRACGIHDVVLVRGYRKEKVTIPGIRYYDNDRYEETGELYSLFAAEPELQGRLLFLYSDIIFDQAVLEKLLRSRADVAIAVDRSWPDHRDRLLPLSKPMDLVITRNPPAPRHRFLSSEDEDTVVRIGQWLPPEEATGEFIGMALFSERGCHRLRDLWARLRAAHRGTFHEADSLERASLTDLLQRLVDDGEPVSCVDVYKGWLEVDTFEDFQRAWAEVKS; encoded by the coding sequence GCTCATCGAGGCCGCCGGGTTCCCGGTGGTCTGGTCCTCGAGCTTCACCGTCGCCGCCGCCCAGCGGGCGATGCCCGACGTCAACCTGCTCACGATGACCGAGAACCTCGAAGTCGCGCGATATATCAACGACGCCGTCGCCATCCCGGTGATCGCCGACTGCGACAACGGTTACGGCAACGCGATCAACGTGATGCGGACGGTGGAGGAGTACGAGAAGGCGGGCATCGGGGGGATCTCGATCGAGGACAACGTCTTCCCCAAGCGCTGCAGCCTGTACCCAGGGGTGCGTCGCGAGCTGGCCACCCTGGAGGAACACGCGGGCAAGATCCGCGCGGCCAAGCGCGCGCAGCGCGACCGCGACTTCGTCGTCATCGCCCGGACCGAAGCGCTGATCGCCGGGTGGGGGATGGCAGAGGCCCTCAAGCGCGCCCACGCCTACGCCGAGGCCGGCGCCGACATGATCCTCGTCCACTCCAAGGCCCCCACGGCCGCGGAGGTGCTGGAGTTCTTGCGGCGGTGGGACCGGGGCATCCCGATCGTGGTGGTCCCCACCCTCTACCCCTCGGTCGGCTTCGACGAGCTCGAGGCCGCGGGCGTGAAGCTCGTGATCTTCGCCAACCAGGTCCTCAGGGGCAGCGTGAAGGGCATGCAGGAGACGCTTGCCGTCCTGGCGCGGACCCGTCACCTGGAAGCCGTGGCCCCGCACACCGTGACGCTGGAAGAGATCTACCAGCTGGTCGGGGTCTCCGAGTTCAAAGCCTACGAGGCCGAGTTCCTGCCCTCGGGCGCGGACCAGGTGCGGGTCATCATCATCGCCGCCGGGTCGGGCAAGTCGCTCCTCCCCCTGACCGAGGACCGGCCCAAGTGCCTGCTCGAGATCAAGGGCCGGAGCATCCTCGACCGGCAGCTCGAGACGCTTCGCGCCTGCGGGATCCACGACGTGGTCCTGGTGCGGGGGTACCGCAAGGAGAAGGTCACGATCCCGGGGATCAGGTATTACGACAACGACCGCTACGAGGAGACCGGCGAGCTCTACTCGCTGTTCGCGGCCGAACCGGAGCTGCAGGGACGCCTCCTCTTCCTCTACTCGGACATCATCTTCGACCAGGCGGTACTCGAGAAGCTGCTCAGGTCCAGGGCCGACGTCGCGATCGCGGTGGACCGCTCCTGGCCGGATCACCGCGACCGGCTGCTGCCGCTGTCCAAGCCCATGGACCTGGTGATCACCCGAAACCCGCCGGCGCCTCGGCACCGCTTTCTCTCCTCGGAAGACGAGGACACCGTGGTGCGGATCGGCCAGTGGCTGCCGCCCGAGGAGGCCACTGGGGAGTTCATCGGGATGGCCCTCTTCTCCGAACGAGGATGCCACCGGCTCCGGGACCTCTGGGCGCGCCTCCGCGCCGCACACCGGGGGACGTTCCACGAAGCCGACTCGCTCGAACGGGCCTCGTTGACGGATCTGCTCCAGCGGCTGGTGGACGATGGCGAGCCCGTCTCGTGTGTGGATGTCTACAAGGGGTGGCTTGAGGTAGACACCTTCGAGGACTTCCAGCGGGCCTGGGCCGAGGTCAAGAGCTAG